One Schistocerca nitens isolate TAMUIC-IGC-003100 chromosome 1, iqSchNite1.1, whole genome shotgun sequence DNA segment encodes these proteins:
- the LOC126242038 gene encoding transcription initiation factor TFIID subunit 13 isoform X3: MDEGFEGFEEEESDLPLGQTLSGRKRLFSKELRCMMYGFGDDQNPYTESVDLLEDLVIEFITEMTHKAMEIGRTGRVQVEDIVFLVRKDARKYARVKDLLTMNEELKKARKAFDEVKYVGT; this comes from the exons TTTGAGGAAGAGGAGTCTGATTTACCACTTGGACAGACACTTTCTGGAAGAAAGCGCTTATTCTCGAAAGAACTTCGTTGCATGATGTATGGCTTTGGTGATGATCAAAATCCATATACAGAAAGTGTTGATCTTCTAGAGGATCTCGTAATTGAATTCATTACAGAAATG ACACACAAAGCTATGGAAATTGGAAGGACAGGAAGGGTTCAGGTTGAGGATATTGTTTTCCTTGTGCGAAAAGACGCAAGGAAATATGCACGTGTGAAGGATTTACTTACAATGAATGAAGAACTGAAGAAAGCCAGGAAGGCATTTGATGAAGTGAAGTATGTGGGGACATAG
- the LOC126242038 gene encoding transcription initiation factor TFIID subunit 13 isoform X1, with protein MTTKIYFQFEEEESDLPLGQTLSGRKRLFSKELRCMMYGFGDDQNPYTESVDLLEDLVIEFITEMTHKAMEIGRTGRVQVEDIVFLVRKDARKYARVKDLLTMNEELKKARKAFDEVKYVGT; from the exons ATGACCACAAAAATTTATTTCCAGTTTGAGGAAGAGGAGTCTGATTTACCACTTGGACAGACACTTTCTGGAAGAAAGCGCTTATTCTCGAAAGAACTTCGTTGCATGATGTATGGCTTTGGTGATGATCAAAATCCATATACAGAAAGTGTTGATCTTCTAGAGGATCTCGTAATTGAATTCATTACAGAAATG ACACACAAAGCTATGGAAATTGGAAGGACAGGAAGGGTTCAGGTTGAGGATATTGTTTTCCTTGTGCGAAAAGACGCAAGGAAATATGCACGTGTGAAGGATTTACTTACAATGAATGAAGAACTGAAGAAAGCCAGGAAGGCATTTGATGAAGTGAAGTATGTGGGGACATAG